One genomic region from Nocardia vinacea encodes:
- a CDS encoding NAD(P)/FAD-dependent oxidoreductase, with translation MRDCAPTQTPEVDKSALRAKYLVERDKRLRPDGGNQYLQAENEFAEFYEGDPHLPVVPRQPISDDIEVVVIGGGFAGLITAHRLLQAGVADFRIIELGGDFGGVWYWNRYPGIQVDSDSYCYLPLLEETGFMPKEKFSHGDECFEHAQRIGKHFGLYEKAIFHTLIRSLAWDEQLERWHIGTNRGDQIRARFVVMCQGPYNRPKLPGIPGITDFEGHTFHTARWDYEYTGGDLHGGLDRIADKRIAVIGTGASGVQAIPHLARGARHLTVFQRTPSYIFERDNHPTDPEWVRTLQPGWRAERQRNFHNAAFAFYSPGEPDLICDGWTEVARNLAAKLNRGNRWAELTPEKFMEWKEDEDYRAMERLRRRVEEIVRDPQTAEKLKPYYRNMCKRPVFNDDYLPTFNRPNVTLVDVSQTKGVERITEKGVVAGGFEYEVDCIIFASGFEITTGLDRQLDIEPFAGREGKSLYDHWGKGFRTLHGVMAHGFPNHFATGFIQGGVTAATTLMFEQQADHIAYIIKEAQHRSATIVEPTAEAEAEWVRTIRANAFDNSTFVMECTPGYYNAEGEPNGRSFLGDPFWGGFYVLEELLQAWRDAGDLRGLTLSE, from the coding sequence ATGCGAGACTGCGCACCCACGCAGACCCCCGAGGTCGATAAATCGGCCCTCAGAGCGAAGTATCTGGTGGAGCGGGACAAACGCCTGCGCCCCGACGGCGGGAACCAGTACCTGCAGGCCGAGAACGAATTCGCGGAGTTCTACGAGGGCGATCCGCACCTCCCGGTCGTGCCGCGGCAGCCGATCAGCGATGACATCGAGGTAGTGGTAATCGGTGGCGGTTTCGCGGGTCTCATCACCGCACACCGCTTACTACAGGCCGGTGTCGCCGACTTCCGCATCATCGAATTGGGCGGCGATTTCGGCGGTGTCTGGTACTGGAACCGCTACCCGGGCATCCAGGTCGACTCGGATTCCTATTGCTATCTCCCGCTGCTCGAGGAAACCGGCTTCATGCCGAAGGAGAAGTTCTCCCACGGCGACGAATGCTTCGAACACGCCCAGCGCATCGGAAAGCATTTCGGCCTCTACGAGAAGGCGATCTTCCATACCCTGATCCGCTCGCTGGCATGGGATGAGCAGCTCGAGCGCTGGCACATCGGCACCAACCGCGGCGATCAGATCCGCGCCCGCTTCGTCGTCATGTGCCAGGGGCCGTACAACCGGCCGAAACTGCCTGGCATTCCCGGCATCACCGACTTCGAGGGGCACACCTTCCACACGGCGCGCTGGGACTATGAGTACACCGGTGGCGACCTGCACGGCGGGTTGGACAGAATCGCCGACAAGCGGATCGCCGTCATCGGCACAGGCGCCAGTGGCGTCCAAGCGATTCCGCACCTCGCGCGCGGTGCCCGACATCTGACCGTTTTCCAGCGGACGCCGTCCTACATCTTCGAACGCGACAACCACCCGACCGATCCCGAGTGGGTGCGGACGCTGCAACCGGGCTGGCGGGCCGAGCGGCAGCGCAACTTCCACAACGCGGCCTTCGCCTTCTACTCCCCCGGCGAACCGGACCTCATCTGCGATGGTTGGACCGAGGTCGCCCGCAACCTGGCCGCCAAGCTGAATCGCGGTAATCGCTGGGCGGAGCTGACGCCCGAGAAGTTCATGGAGTGGAAGGAAGACGAGGACTACCGGGCGATGGAACGGCTCCGGCGGCGCGTCGAGGAGATAGTCCGGGATCCGCAGACAGCGGAAAAGCTGAAGCCGTACTACCGCAATATGTGCAAGCGGCCGGTCTTCAACGACGATTACCTACCGACCTTCAATCGCCCGAACGTCACGCTGGTCGATGTATCGCAGACCAAGGGTGTCGAGCGTATTACCGAAAAGGGAGTTGTCGCAGGCGGTTTCGAGTACGAGGTCGACTGCATCATCTTCGCGAGCGGCTTCGAGATCACCACCGGCCTGGACCGCCAACTCGATATCGAGCCGTTCGCGGGCCGCGAAGGCAAGTCGCTCTACGACCACTGGGGCAAGGGATTCCGCACGCTGCACGGCGTCATGGCGCACGGCTTCCCCAACCACTTCGCCACCGGTTTCATCCAGGGCGGTGTGACCGCGGCGACGACCCTGATGTTCGAGCAGCAGGCCGATCACATCGCCTACATCATCAAAGAGGCGCAGCACCGTAGCGCGACCATCGTGGAGCCGACGGCGGAAGCCGAGGCGGAGTGGGTCCGGACGATCCGGGCGAACGCCTTCGACAACAGCACCTTCGTCATGGAATGCACACCCGGCTACTACAACGCCGAGGGCGAGCCGAACGGGCGTTCGTTCCTCGGTGACCCCTTCTGGGGTGGCTTCTACGTACTCGAGGAGTTGCTGCAGGCCTGGCGCGATGCGGGCGACCTGCGGGGCCTGACGCTGAGCGAGTGA
- a CDS encoding SDR family oxidoreductase, with product MTNADNDFFGLGGRIVIVSGAGGGGIGTAVTRMVARAGATVLAVSRSAENLGKHVEPLAAEGLSVLPVAADASTDVGVATVLERARQLDGELYGLVNVAGGAAPSTWMPSTRVTRDDWRALFTQNLETMFFMSQAVAAKLKSRGRPGSIVSISSISGMNTAPFHIAYGTAKAALVAATRTMAVELALDDIRVNAVAPGVTETPASGAYVGDDAERDRRAIAMGRRGRPHEQAGAILFLLSELSSYITGQTLLVDGGLNLKWPHLGADNTSLFLEDESFRAAITH from the coding sequence ATGACCAACGCGGACAACGACTTCTTCGGCCTCGGCGGACGCATTGTCATCGTCTCCGGCGCGGGCGGCGGCGGCATCGGCACCGCGGTAACCCGCATGGTCGCCCGGGCCGGGGCCACCGTGCTCGCGGTGAGCCGATCCGCGGAAAATCTCGGTAAGCACGTCGAACCGCTTGCTGCCGAGGGACTTTCGGTCCTGCCGGTGGCGGCCGACGCGTCCACCGACGTCGGCGTCGCCACGGTGCTGGAGCGGGCGCGACAGCTCGACGGCGAACTGTACGGGCTGGTCAATGTCGCAGGCGGCGCCGCGCCGTCGACCTGGATGCCCTCGACCCGGGTGACCCGCGACGACTGGCGGGCCCTGTTCACCCAGAACCTCGAAACGATGTTCTTCATGAGCCAGGCGGTCGCGGCGAAGCTGAAGTCGCGGGGCCGTCCGGGTTCGATCGTCTCGATCTCATCGATCAGCGGTATGAACACCGCGCCGTTCCATATCGCTTACGGCACAGCCAAAGCCGCGCTGGTGGCGGCCACCCGGACCATGGCCGTCGAACTGGCGCTGGACGATATCCGGGTCAATGCCGTCGCCCCCGGCGTGACGGAAACGCCCGCCTCGGGCGCCTATGTCGGCGACGATGCCGAGCGCGACCGCCGGGCCATCGCGATGGGCCGCCGCGGCCGGCCGCATGAACAAGCAGGAGCGATTCTGTTCCTGCTGTCCGAGTTGTCGAGCTACATCACCGGGCAGACGCTGCTCGTGGACGGCGGTCTGAATCTCAAATGGCCCCACCTGGGCGCCGACAATACCTCCCTATTTCTCGAGGACGAGTCGTTCCGCGCGGCAATCACCCACTGA
- a CDS encoding aromatic ring-hydroxylating dioxygenase subunit alpha, which translates to MTETVENAQAAVEPLSTPMTIGVEAYLSEQYARAERDRLWAKVWQQVCRVEEIPRVGDFLTYDILDDSFIILRTAPDTIRAYYNVCAHRGRRLIDTPPGAHDARGSRKQFVCGFHGWRYNLEGENTFVPERADWTCGLTERNDGLQRVAIDTWGGWVWINMDPECEPLREYLEPAAGLLDPFHLENMRYRWRRWLTFDCNWKVAFEAFMETYHVPYTHPEFMNFGNFLGWGRAQGKHSNIGYDAPKGMEENQGKLRIGSGPDARLSTAQLQNFTWDNANTNTTESMVAVANRLADELPEGTPATEVLRYWLDTCRREDAERGVIWPTVDPETVAKSGTAWQIFPNFQIGHALNNMLCYRFRPYGYDPDKCIFEAAVFELFPAGEEPETEWIYTPVGDKDWRTVLPQDFDNMAAVQQGMKSRGFSGPRPNPYRERTIVNLHHNLAKYMGTGEPHELR; encoded by the coding sequence ATGACCGAAACCGTCGAGAACGCGCAAGCGGCGGTCGAGCCGTTATCGACGCCGATGACGATCGGCGTGGAAGCGTATCTGTCCGAGCAGTACGCCCGCGCCGAGCGGGACAGGCTGTGGGCCAAGGTGTGGCAACAGGTCTGTCGGGTGGAAGAGATTCCACGGGTCGGTGATTTTCTGACCTACGACATCCTCGACGACTCGTTCATCATCCTGCGCACCGCGCCGGACACCATTCGTGCCTACTACAACGTCTGCGCGCACCGGGGCCGCCGACTGATCGACACCCCGCCGGGCGCGCACGATGCCCGCGGCAGCCGCAAACAGTTCGTCTGCGGTTTCCACGGGTGGCGCTACAACCTGGAGGGCGAGAACACCTTCGTACCGGAACGCGCGGACTGGACCTGCGGGCTGACCGAGCGCAACGATGGGCTGCAGCGAGTCGCGATCGACACCTGGGGCGGCTGGGTCTGGATCAATATGGATCCGGAATGCGAACCGCTGCGGGAGTATCTGGAACCCGCGGCCGGTCTGCTCGACCCCTTCCACCTGGAGAATATGCGCTACCGGTGGCGGCGGTGGCTGACCTTCGACTGCAATTGGAAGGTCGCCTTCGAGGCGTTCATGGAGACCTACCACGTGCCCTACACCCACCCGGAGTTCATGAACTTCGGCAACTTCCTCGGCTGGGGACGGGCCCAGGGCAAGCACAGCAATATCGGCTACGACGCGCCGAAAGGTATGGAGGAGAACCAGGGCAAGCTGCGGATCGGCAGCGGCCCCGACGCTCGACTGTCCACCGCCCAGCTGCAGAACTTCACGTGGGACAACGCCAATACCAACACCACCGAGTCGATGGTCGCCGTCGCCAATCGGCTGGCCGACGAACTGCCCGAAGGCACGCCCGCGACCGAGGTGCTGCGGTATTGGCTGGACACGTGCCGGCGCGAGGATGCCGAGCGCGGCGTGATCTGGCCGACCGTCGACCCCGAAACCGTCGCGAAGAGCGGCACGGCCTGGCAGATCTTTCCCAATTTTCAGATCGGCCATGCGCTGAACAACATGCTGTGCTACCGATTTCGGCCCTACGGCTACGACCCCGATAAATGCATTTTCGAGGCCGCGGTATTCGAACTCTTCCCGGCGGGCGAGGAACCGGAAACGGAGTGGATCTACACACCGGTCGGCGATAAGGACTGGCGGACGGTGCTGCCGCAGGACTTCGACAATATGGCCGCGGTCCAGCAGGGCATGAAGTCGCGCGGTTTCTCCGGCCCCAGACCCAACCCGTATCGCGAACGCACCATCGTCAACCTGCACCACAACTTGGCCAAATATATGGGCACCGGTGAACCGCACGAACTGCGCTGA
- a CDS encoding SMP-30/gluconolactonase/LRE family protein, which translates to MGGPALTRGARYTSTAPVTLAPGWSLERLTPPSRLFGANGLRTGPDGRIYVAQVTGSTISALDVSTGQVETISAKGGDIIAPDDVAFDDAGNLYATEVMDGRVSARGTDGRSRLLRDDLPSANGITVHQGRLFVNECRVGGRLMELPLDGSAPRVLVEHIAMPNAMEVGPDGLLYYPVMGTNDIWRIDPEGGEPERVVGDLGVPDSVKFDAEGFIVSTQVASGEVLRINPRNGERQVLAALTPGLDNCTFVDGRLFVSHFTGAITEILGGGETRETLPGGLNWPLDLTVGSDGILYVADGTYFYSLPPGAEPQTVGMLFTPGYPGFLRGVIAVGPGEFIVTTANGEVGRYLTGASETEVLAEGFDQLYGVAVAPGGAVVTAELGQGRVLSIRSGTVEVLATGLNEPLGVTFGPDGTCLVSESGAGRIISITGTGTDTVVDGLEKPQGILVRDGELFVVDAGAKTLISVDLTTNARRIIARDLPVGAPAGVTPKPLHGLPPFSGPQGPFAGIAAGPDGTLYLSADAEGSVMALRRTE; encoded by the coding sequence ATGGGAGGCCCCGCCTTGACTCGAGGGGCGCGCTATACCAGCACCGCACCAGTAACTCTCGCCCCGGGCTGGAGTCTGGAACGACTCACACCGCCGAGCCGACTGTTCGGCGCCAACGGATTACGCACCGGTCCCGACGGCCGCATCTACGTCGCCCAGGTGACCGGCAGCACGATCAGCGCCCTGGACGTCAGCACCGGACAGGTGGAGACCATCAGCGCCAAGGGCGGCGACATCATCGCACCCGATGACGTCGCCTTCGACGACGCGGGCAATCTCTACGCCACCGAGGTGATGGACGGCCGGGTCAGTGCGCGCGGCACCGACGGCCGCAGTCGGCTACTGCGCGATGATCTGCCCAGCGCCAACGGCATCACAGTGCATCAGGGGCGGCTGTTCGTGAACGAATGCCGGGTCGGCGGGCGCCTGATGGAACTGCCGCTCGACGGCAGTGCACCGCGCGTCCTCGTGGAGCACATCGCGATGCCGAATGCCATGGAAGTCGGCCCCGACGGCCTTCTGTACTACCCGGTGATGGGGACCAACGACATCTGGCGCATCGATCCCGAAGGTGGCGAACCCGAACGCGTCGTCGGCGATCTCGGCGTCCCCGACTCGGTGAAATTCGACGCCGAAGGATTCATCGTCTCCACCCAGGTGGCCAGCGGCGAGGTGCTGCGCATCAATCCTCGCAACGGTGAACGCCAGGTGTTGGCCGCCCTGACGCCGGGGCTGGACAATTGCACCTTCGTCGACGGTCGGCTGTTCGTCTCGCACTTCACCGGCGCGATCACCGAAATCCTCGGCGGAGGTGAAACCCGGGAAACGCTTCCGGGCGGCCTGAATTGGCCGCTGGATCTGACCGTCGGCTCCGACGGAATCCTCTATGTCGCCGACGGCACCTACTTCTACTCGCTACCGCCCGGCGCCGAACCGCAGACGGTCGGGATGCTCTTCACACCGGGCTACCCGGGCTTCCTCCGTGGCGTAATCGCCGTCGGCCCAGGCGAATTCATCGTCACCACCGCGAACGGTGAGGTGGGCCGCTACCTGACCGGTGCATCCGAAACCGAAGTGCTGGCCGAGGGATTCGACCAACTCTACGGCGTGGCAGTGGCCCCGGGCGGGGCCGTCGTGACCGCCGAACTCGGCCAGGGACGGGTGCTGTCGATCCGGTCCGGCACGGTCGAGGTGCTGGCTACGGGGCTGAACGAGCCGCTCGGCGTCACCTTCGGCCCGGACGGCACCTGTCTGGTCTCCGAATCCGGTGCGGGACGGATCATTTCGATCACCGGCACCGGGACCGACACGGTGGTAGACGGCCTGGAAAAACCGCAAGGCATCCTCGTCCGCGACGGAGAACTGTTCGTGGTCGACGCCGGAGCCAAAACACTGATCAGTGTCGATCTGACCACCAACGCCCGCCGGATCATCGCCCGTGACCTGCCGGTCGGCGCACCGGCCGGAGTAACGCCCAAACCCCTGCACGGTTTGCCGCCGTTCTCCGGACCGCAGGGACCCTTCGCCGGGATCGCCGCCGGTCCGGATGGCACGCTCTACCTTTCCGCCGACGCCGAGGGCAGTGTCATGGCGCTGCGCCGGACCGAATGA